Part of the Nicotiana sylvestris chromosome 2, ASM39365v2, whole genome shotgun sequence genome, CTGTTATAAATACGATTGTTGTTGTTATAGGTAAAAAGCTGTTATAAAGAggtaaaatataacttaaaaaatcgGTTATAAGGAAAACTTGATTTTTATAGTGAATGATTGTTATATAGGGATACTGTTATAAAAAAGTTTGACTATAACACTATTAAATAGATGAGAAGAGATAACccactaactttttttttaattcgtgGAACGTTAATTTTGCTTTCTTCATCCATTTACTTAGAGCAGGAATGCTCTCTTCCTTAAGATGAAGGAATAAAATTGTCTACCTAGTACTCCAACAATGCGGTTCTGTCCTATGTACTTAAATCATCAAGAACAGGTTCCCCCTTCCATGTTATCAAACACCTTGACTATTTACATATAGATTTTCCAGTGTCGGACAAAATACCAGACATTTTTTCCTCGTTAAGTTCAGACGCATTAATCTCACCCACAAAATATTTTCCCATATCAGTTTATTCAGAACCCAAAACGATAATAAATTCTGTCATTTTCCCTGCTAGCCTGCTACAGTAGTTTCAAACATTCAAGCTTATATCCTTCAATTTTCGTAAGCTAATTCAAGATATTTGTTTTGGTACGTCCTGCATAAAAGTTACATGTCAATAATCTATAAGAAATTATCCCACAGAAAGCCACAAGCTGAAGACGTCCAGATATACAGAAAGCGGTCACAACTTAAAACTTGTTTAACAGATAAAGTCTATAGtttcttctacccaaactaaACCCTTCTAAAGCACCATAtatgtgtgggggggggggggggggtgttgttGAGGTCAATACAGAGAGAGTTGGAAGGACTAATTTCAGTTAGCTTCTATAACTTATGAGGGTGTAATTCAACAAGAGCGAATATCTGAGGCAGGTTCTTCAAGTTTCTTTCAAATGTATATCAAATCATAAGACGCAGGTTGTTATGAATGAGCACGCAAGCGCGGACCGCAAGCCTTCCGCGCAGAATAACCCAAAATAAAATTCCTATCTATTCCATCTTCAGTTAGTTCATCTCAAAGCAGCTTAAGTTGCAGAGAGCTACTTCAAATCAGTTACTGCAAGGGTCAGAATACTTCAAGGACGTGTTATGGATTCCCTTTTGGTGGACTTGAAGCTCTATTTTCCGTGTTGTCCAATGTTAATggtttctttttattatttaaaaagcTTCTCGCATAAAGGGCCCCAAAGACAATAACCTGAAAAAATTAAATCAAATGTGAAACAACTTTTTCtccaaagaaaacaaaaaatgaaagttTTCAGCTttcaaagccaagagagaaaTAAGTTAATGCTTACAGCTCCTACGCATTGCTCCCAGCTGAGGGGATGAGCAAACCACAAGCAAGACAGCAAAATGCTCCCCAACTAAAATGAAATTCAGCACCAATATTAATTAGGCACATGTCCACCAAGTGGTGAGTATCATTCCTTTTCAAACCCTCAAACTATTTCTTATTACCTGTCTTGTGGTCATTATGGTGGCAAAGGTTAGAGCACCAAATGTGCGGATTGTGTACGAGATAAAGAATTGACTAGCTGTTGctacctgcaaaaagaaatccaAACGAATAGTTACATTTTTAATGAACGAAACGAGTTCTACACAATTTGGCCAAGCACTTGTTAAGCAAGAACAGAAAATCTCTATTTAAGCAAATCAGGATTTTCATATTTCAAAACAACTTACAGTCGAAAGCAGAGCAATGTCAAAGAAACAATCATGATGGCGAGATACAAAATCAATTGCCATGAGAAGATTGCCTTGCATGATTAGACCTAAATGGGAAATAAAAAGCAAAATCTAGTCATATATAGTCATTGGAAATAAACCAGAAAAAAAGCTTTTAATACAAACTTGGGGCACCCAACATCACCTTATAAACATTTAAAGCAATGTCATTCAACCACATACCGATCCTAAGAAAAAATGATAACTCACTAGGAGTTGCAGCCATATCATTGGATCTTAAGCTCTTAACTAGCTTTCAAGAATTTCTGTACTTGTGAATGCAGATGTTTGGCTAGAGTTTCATCCAGAATCATCTAACAGAAAGGTCAAATAATATGCAGTACACAGCGAGGATATTATTCAGAACATTGAGGAAAATTGATTAGTGTGTAGTGCTATGAATAGTCAAACCTAAACTGAAAAGCAATTCAAGGACAAACACGCTGAAGCTTGGAAAACTAAGTCTTCTTACTCATAAGCTGTTGTTTGAAATTTGCAATTCAGCAATTGAGACATTTAATAGAATCAATTAAAAGCTATCAACAAATATATAGAGCACAAGAACTATGAGTCCTCCCAATAAACCATGGAAATTATTGGAGATGACAAGCTTAGCAAGAAGAAATGGAAAACAACAGAATAGTTAACTTTAGAGAAGTATTCAGCAGCTTGTCCGGCGTATTATCTTTTTAGAGATGTAGATTGAATTCCTTAATATTTACTCAAACAGAGACCTGTTTCCCAACTGCAATAAAGTAGATCTTACCAGTGAAACTAAGAAGACAAGAACAGACAGTTGTGTAGAATATCTGAGTGTGTATTCCCATGTCATAGCCTTTAAAAAGTTTATCCTGGAACGTGCTCGTAAATCCATCAAACCTGTGAGATCAAATGCTTATTAAAGCCTTGTTTCAGAGGCTAGCAAATTAATATTCAATTTTAATAGGTGATAACCACATTGCTCCTTTTACTCATCTAAACAGGTGGAGATCTCAAGGGGCAAAAAAGACGCAACAACATATCCGTGTGAATGTTACAGGAGCTAATACTCAAATTCTCCCCGGTAAGCACATGTTCTCTTAGAACAAAGTGGTCATATAAACAAAAACTAATGAAAGAGAAAATCAGATACGGGCATATTTGCTTCTTAGGTTAAAATTTTGTATCTGCAAGTGGTGGTGAAGTTTTTTGATATCTTTCCTTTGACTCAGGTATTATCTTAGTATAGCTATGAACCAATTAAAAGAGCTAGTTGAGCAATAGCATCAGGCAAACGGAATTGTAAGAATTTATTGGGAGAGCAAAACAGATGGATTAAAATTTGAGAATCTGGTAAATATGCCAAGTAACATAGATTTTGTACACCGTAAAGCTAACAAAATATGAGTTCTACATATAACAtgttaatcattcaaaaggttaGTACAAAGCACATTGTGATCTTCTTCCAACTTTGGATCGATAGCAGTTTCAAATCATATAGCATTCGGAGTTCGATATCTAACAATAAATCTTACAGAATAAGGTGAAAGACAGTATATCAAGGAAGGAAAACTGGAAAAGAGAGAATATTATAGAAACATTTAATGCTAAACAGCATCGTTAAAGTACAAGGTACAGTATAGAAAGCTTGAAAATTAGTTTTTTAGATCTCTAGAACACATTCTCAAGAAAGTGTCAACTTTAAGCAAATCCAGCTGTTTAACTTAACATTTCATTAATATAACAACCAAAGGTTTAAAATATTGGATAATGTCAACTCATACCCAAGATAACCCATCATAAGAGAAACTCCCCAAATGGTGCTTTCCCTTCCTCTACTGTAAGGGCTAATATCACCTTCTGCCTAGAACCAAAAACAAACTGTAAAAAACTTTTACTAGACAACCCAAACACAAGTACAAGTAGCAGAAACAATAATTTTGTTAGTAAGCCGGTATTAGATTGGAAAATCAGAAGTACATAATCCTGTTTAGTGCTAGTAAATTCTGTAAATAACTGACTTCAAAAGACAGTCCTCACAGGTAAACAACATTAGCGTCACACAATTCTAGTTAAATCCAAAGATACGGAATCAGTAAAATATTCATTCTCGTGTTTCAGGTCAGCATGAAAGTTACAGGAAATTGCAGTACAAGCTGCCTAAAAATGTTGATGtctttccccccccccccccccccccgcaaaaaaaaacaaagagtatAGGAACTTCAACCTCGTAATCTCCCATTCAGTACTCGTACCTTATTTAGGCCGTTATATATGTCCATTGGATGTGTATGTTGTCATATCTCTCTGTAGTTAGTGATCCAGTACAATAACTATTAAGCCTCAATCCCAAGCTAGTTAGGATTGGCCATAACTCATAACAATCTCACTATCCGTTTTGCTCCATCTGAAACCATTTCTCCAATATTTAATGATTTAGATTGGTCTTGTATTAGCAGTTCTTAATATTTTCTGCTGACATATGAATGTCTAACAAGATTAAAAGGACTCCAAGCAAAAATTGGACCTATTGTAAGCTTGCTTTCATGATTAAGTCTTGATCCAAATAGTTGGTATCGCCTATATGGATCTTGCGTATTCTATCCTCCCCTAAATCTATAGGGATTCCTGAGATTGTAGGTCTTTCTAGATAACTTCCTTTCCTGATGAATCATGGCTACTACAAAAGGTTAAGTGGTTAACAAAAGCACATGATTTTTGAAAGATACACGAAAATACATTGTGAAAACAATTCCTGTTATGATTTGGTTTAATGGCAATTTGAAGAACACAAGACGTAAATGAAAAGAGGACATTAGTTATTACCGGATACAGAATAAATAATGAACAGCCAAGTGTGACTATGAATGCAAAGAAATAGTCCTGTCCTTTGTACTTCTTTTGCATGATGATAGTGCCCCAGATCTGCATgaacagaaaaggaaaaataaaatgggTATAAAATGGGAAGCATAACTCAATAGTGTAATTTGTATAAACAGAACATTGTAGGAGAGACAATATAAAACTACAAGATGAAAAAAGGCTAAATTATACAGAAAAATAGGTTACTTTTAGCAGCTTCAGCGAATGAGGTGTTTCTTTATTGATATACTATGTGCCAAAATAACCAAAAGAAAACCTAGAAAATACCTTATAActttaggggtcatttggttggAGCGATAAGGGATTATAATCTCGGAAAAAATATAGGACTATTGTATCCCATGTTTGGTACCATTTCTGATTCCGGATATTGCAATCCCGGGATTATTCATACCACACTCTCTATGGGATAACAATCTCGAGATTAATAATCCTAGGATTAAAAAAATGACACATTTGCCCTTCTCCAAAAACATTTAAGAAAGACaaggttaaaattgggaaaaaaGTTTATCCCAATTTATCTAGTTTAAACCAAACACAAGTTTTGTATTATACCCTGTATATCTCATTTTTAGTCCAATGAACAAAACATCTACTAAAAGTGAAGTCCACTAAATAATACCCTCATTATTTAATCCATGTATTATAATCCCGTCATTTATAATCACTAGATAAAACATGTTCCCCAATCAACCGACCCTTAGTTTTAGTGCTTCTACCAGTTATATTTTTATAAGGATGGACAAATTTCGAGGAAAAATTATTCGAAATGTGAAGAATTCAAAGTAGACGGATATAATTATCACGGACGTGATGAATTTGAGGAACAAAACATCATAGCTAGAAGACTCGAAACAGCAATGCCAACACTCGAACAAAAAATGTTATAGAAACTGAATAGAAATATTCTACATCAGTCTCACCCAGAGGAATTCTATGTGCTTCCTTTTCCAGCAATTACAACAGTCTACAGCAAGTTAACTTACCATTACAGGTATCATTTTGGCACATTTTGCCAGAGTTTGAACTGGAAAGCTGACATATTTGAGAGCCTGCGCAAGAATTAATTAAAACTGTCAGTATTTGTTAGTTGTAACTTGACAACTGCCAAAATTTCAACAACCTTTTTGTTCCAATCTTATTTGTGTTTGTTTTTCAATCTTCTTTGTTAAGGCTTACTATCTTTGTTCTCCTTTGTCTATTACTTCATGTAATCATAAGGAAGAAGATAAAACTTGCCTCGTACTGACAAGTTGTTGTGAGGATGTTAGACATGGAAACAATACAATACTTATGGATTGGAGCTACTGGGTCCAATGCCTTCTTACTTGCCTGCAAATCAGAGAAGAACTGGAGGTAAATGCTTAGTGTAGTGTGTGGCAAAATTCCTAAGAATCACATCCAATACTGAAGACTTCGTTCTCTGCCTCGTCAAGAGGCTCTCAGAAGTCAAGTGATTAGAATCATGTTAGGGTATAGTTGCAGTATTAGATGAATAAGTCTTTTGACCTTATAGCCTGGAAGTGTTCTATTACCAGTAAAACTCCAGCAGAGACTGCAGATGTGGTAATCCGATTGCAAAAGACAAGAAATAATGAGTATATAAAATAGTCTTTATTTGGGCCATAGGGCACTCTCATGATCTTTTCCTGCAAGTACAAATTCCATCATCATGTCAAGGAAATAAGAAGCACACAATATCCAAAGTAAACATAAAAAGTGTTGCTCAACGAATAtaggatttaaaataaaatcaaaggAGCAGTTGAACAGGGCATGGATACTGATATACTTTTATCCCGTGTCTCTGGAGTATGCAGCTAAAGAAAGAAAGTGCAAACGCAACGATAAATGACTTATGTTAAATGGAGAAGATCCCCTTTCTATCAAGGAATTGGAAGCTTCAAAAGAAAGAAATGTAGCAGAATTTACATGAGAATCAATTGAGAACATAAAGAGTTCATACATAAATCACAGAGCCGAGAGGGGTCATAATTATTCAGTAGCAGTCACTTTTAATAAGAATCCACAAAACAAAAAGGATGTCATGGAAAAGAGAAACCCCTTATTCAACAGATTTCTGTAACTGAAGGAAGCACCAATCCTTTAGTTATAAACCAGCACGCCAGGATGTCTAAGAACTTAAAGTAGGACTTCATCGCTATAGATTCTTAATTAACTAATAGAAAATGTATATTCGTGATGTAGTTGAAGACGAGTTCGACCTCATAGGTGTTGAGAGAAATATATCTCACCAAGATATGCTATATCACAAAAAAAGATTTGCGTTAACTGGTGTCTGAATAGTCCGATACAGTTTCAGTGAGAAACATGCAACATAAAGAGTCACTTTATGCATAATACAATGTGCCTCCTTacttatctctctctctctctctctctctctctctctctctctctctctctctctctctctctctctctacacacacacacacacacactatatatatatatatatatatatatatatatatatatatatatatacaaccaGGGGCGTATACACCACTTCGCCGAAATTATTTACTAGATAtgtataagaaaaaataaaaactttgaggataaatataaaaaatgagaCCGCTTATTATTATAGTGATTTATTCATTAGCCCACTTCTTCAAATTGTGACACCGCTTATGAAATATCATGCGTACGCCACTGTatatgtttgtgtgtgtgtgtgtataattCCACACATTGGCTCCCACCGTAACTAAATGATGCCTATGTTACATAGACTCGGGTAGATTGTCAGTTAGGGCGCATATTAAGGAGTTTGATTTG contains:
- the LOC104214046 gene encoding UDP-galactose/UDP-glucose transporter 5B-like, producing MAEPPSPPLKDNKVLKGVFAVGGILSTLVIYGILQEKIMRVPYGPNKDYFIYSLFLVFCNRITTSAVSAGVLLASKKALDPVAPIHKYCIVSMSNILTTTCQYEALKYVSFPVQTLAKCAKMIPVMIWGTIIMQKKYKGQDYFFAFIVTLGCSLFILYPAEGDISPYSRGRESTIWGVSLMMGYLGFDGFTSTFQDKLFKGYDMGIHTQIFYTTVCSCLLSFTGLIMQGNLLMAIDFVSRHHDCFFDIALLSTVATASQFFISYTIRTFGALTFATIMTTRQLGSILLSCLWFAHPLSWEQCVGAVIVFGALYARSFLNNKKKPLTLDNTENRASSPPKGNP